One Prodigiosinella aquatilis DNA window includes the following coding sequences:
- a CDS encoding DUF262 domain-containing protein — MARKKAEHTPKTKEEKELLDQSIVEMQKITDHEIREFPISVIVDKFQTGLADDEAELFIPDYQREFIWNNKQKSRFIESLLLNLPIPYIFVADIGSGENEGRLEIVDGSQRIRTLHQFTNNMLTLEGLQKLVTANGFKYSDFSSPRRLRFDRKTIRMIELTEYCDEETRREIFDRLNTGGKKLTTMEQRQGSNDGPFLAFVNEISEDALFQSICPLGDARKCRSEYPELALRYFAYTEEYLEFRKSVDEFLTTYLKRKNAEYTEKDAETLTTKFHQMCKFIETYFPNGFRKVKNATTVPRIRFEALAVGATLALEEDPNLVPQNIESWINSKEFITHTRSDASNSKPKVKARIEYVKNKLLGRDVVEEANEEDEDEADEME; from the coding sequence ATGGCGAGAAAAAAAGCGGAACACACACCAAAAACGAAGGAAGAAAAGGAACTATTAGACCAAAGCATCGTTGAGATGCAAAAAATCACTGACCATGAAATACGAGAGTTCCCTATCAGTGTCATCGTTGACAAGTTCCAGACAGGTCTTGCCGATGATGAAGCAGAGCTGTTCATCCCTGACTATCAGAGGGAGTTTATCTGGAATAATAAACAAAAATCCCGTTTTATTGAGTCCTTGCTTTTGAACCTCCCTATTCCTTATATATTCGTCGCCGATATTGGCTCTGGAGAAAATGAGGGTAGGCTTGAGATAGTTGACGGTAGTCAACGTATAAGAACCCTCCACCAATTCACTAACAACATGTTGACACTGGAAGGGCTTCAAAAGCTAGTAACCGCAAATGGTTTTAAATACTCTGATTTCAGCTCCCCCCGCCGCTTACGTTTCGATAGAAAAACGATTCGAATGATCGAACTTACCGAATATTGTGATGAAGAGACAAGAAGAGAGATTTTTGACCGGCTTAACACTGGAGGCAAGAAATTAACGACAATGGAACAGCGTCAAGGTAGCAACGACGGCCCATTCCTTGCTTTTGTCAATGAAATTTCTGAGGACGCCCTTTTCCAGAGTATCTGTCCTTTGGGTGATGCAAGAAAATGTCGCTCTGAATATCCAGAGTTAGCACTACGCTATTTTGCATATACAGAAGAATATCTTGAATTCAGAAAAAGTGTTGATGAATTTTTGACAACTTATTTGAAGCGTAAAAACGCTGAATACACTGAGAAAGATGCTGAAACGCTGACAACAAAATTCCATCAGATGTGTAAATTTATTGAAACCTATTTCCCTAATGGATTCAGAAAAGTTAAAAATGCCACTACAGTACCGAGAATTCGCTTCGAAGCCCTTGCTGTTGGTGCAACGTTAGCATTAGAAGAAGATCCAAACTTAGTACCACAAAATATTGAAAGTTGGATTAATTCCAAAGAATTCATTACCCACACTCGCTCAGATGCCAGCAACTCAAAACCAAAAGTAAAAGCACGCATTGAATATGTTAAAAACAAGTTACTTGGAAGAGATGTAGTTGAAGAAGCGAATGAAGAAGATGAAGATGAAGCTGATGAAATGGAATGA
- a CDS encoding DNA cytosine methyltransferase, with protein sequence MAVKVVDLFCGAGGLTHGLHLAGLDVVAGIDLEGDCRVAYESNNDSLFIEKDISLVTKEEIENLFEGASVRVLAGCAPCQPFSKYTQGKDKKNDKKWPLLYEFERLIRATNPEIVTMENVPDVTKHSVYDDFYNSLSSLGYHVWADRIECVDFGVPQNRVRHVLLASKFAPISLIKPQSDITLTVKDCIGGLTALEAGQTDPKDPLHKASKLSEINLKRILHSKPGGTWRDWPAELIASCHAKESGQGYGSVYGRMSWDKPSPTITTLCYGFGNGRFGHPEQHRAISLREAALLQTFPITYSFAQPGESIKMKNVGRMIGNAVPVNLGKAIGLSIVQHLSEFQPAALK encoded by the coding sequence CCGGTTTGGACGTTGTTGCCGGCATTGATTTGGAAGGTGATTGTCGTGTTGCTTACGAAAGCAATAACGACTCACTTTTCATTGAAAAAGATATATCTCTGGTGACTAAAGAAGAAATTGAGAACCTTTTTGAGGGGGCTAGTGTCAGGGTGTTAGCTGGTTGTGCACCATGCCAACCTTTTTCCAAGTACACTCAAGGGAAAGATAAAAAAAATGATAAAAAGTGGCCGTTACTATATGAATTCGAAAGATTAATAAGGGCAACTAATCCGGAAATAGTCACTATGGAGAATGTTCCTGATGTGACGAAACATTCCGTTTATGATGATTTTTACAATAGCTTAAGCTCATTGGGTTATCATGTTTGGGCTGATAGGATTGAGTGTGTAGATTTTGGTGTTCCTCAGAACAGGGTCAGGCATGTATTGCTTGCCTCGAAATTCGCCCCCATTTCTTTAATAAAACCACAATCAGACATTACGCTGACTGTTAAGGATTGCATCGGTGGTTTGACGGCTTTAGAAGCGGGTCAAACAGACCCAAAAGATCCTCTCCATAAGGCTAGCAAGTTGAGTGAAATCAATCTCAAACGTATCTTGCATTCTAAGCCTGGAGGTACATGGAGAGATTGGCCTGCTGAATTGATAGCTTCATGTCATGCGAAGGAGAGCGGACAGGGTTACGGTAGTGTTTATGGCCGCATGTCTTGGGATAAGCCGAGTCCAACAATAACAACTCTTTGTTATGGATTCGGGAATGGTCGTTTCGGTCATCCAGAACAACATCGGGCAATCTCACTTAGGGAAGCAGCATTACTTCAAACATTTCCTATTACATACTCATTTGCGCAACCGGGCGAATCTATCAAAATGAAGAACGTAGGCCGCATGATAGGTAACGCTGTTCCCGTTAATTTAGGTAAAGCCATTGGTCTCTCAATCGTTCAGCATCTGAGCGAGTTTCAACCGGCAGCTCTTAAATAG
- a CDS encoding MAE_28990/MAE_18760 family HEPN-like nuclease, with protein MEEMTSKILFNERMQDINEYFSFIQLLINKRPSLVYKENPGDEPTMLTVDMDMTHILKANAFIILYNLIEATISNAIEDIHNVFMSNEALCIDTINKNLTKVAFQSLHSPNGQIDFSQGNIAKVILKEWLAAHKKLIEANKNPLFSGNVDAKKIREVAEKYGFSSDTNAEVTRNGYNLLPIKKARNDLAHGSESFRNKGRDTSIDTLVKMKDEVFHYLNCILDNIQTYLDTQSYLRAAG; from the coding sequence ATGGAGGAAATGACCAGCAAAATTCTTTTCAACGAAAGAATGCAAGATATTAATGAATATTTCTCATTCATTCAATTATTAATAAACAAGAGGCCATCTCTTGTTTATAAAGAAAACCCAGGCGATGAGCCTACAATGCTCACTGTCGATATGGACATGACGCATATTCTCAAGGCAAATGCGTTTATAATTTTATATAACCTGATAGAAGCAACCATTTCTAATGCTATTGAAGATATTCATAACGTGTTCATGTCCAACGAGGCATTATGTATAGACACAATAAATAAAAACCTGACAAAGGTAGCATTTCAAAGCCTGCACTCGCCAAATGGTCAGATAGATTTCTCGCAAGGAAATATAGCGAAAGTCATATTAAAGGAATGGTTAGCCGCTCATAAAAAACTAATTGAAGCAAATAAGAACCCATTATTCTCCGGAAATGTTGACGCAAAGAAAATTAGGGAGGTTGCAGAAAAATATGGTTTTTCCTCAGACACAAATGCAGAAGTCACACGTAACGGCTATAATTTACTTCCAATAAAAAAAGCAAGAAACGACCTTGCTCATGGTTCTGAGTCGTTCAGGAATAAAGGTAGAGACACTTCTATTGATACGTTAGTAAAAATGAAGGATGAAGTTTTCCACTACCTCAACTGTATCCTTGATAACATACAAACCTATCTTGATACGCAGTCCTATTTAAGAGCTGCCGGTTGA